Proteins from one Haliaeetus albicilla chromosome 4, bHalAlb1.1, whole genome shotgun sequence genomic window:
- the USP37 gene encoding ubiquitin carboxyl-terminal hydrolase 37 isoform X1, with protein MAPLKVHGPVRMRSMQTGITKWKEGSFEIVEKDNKVSLVVHYNVGGIPKTFQLSHNIKTVTLRPNGRKLCCLMLTLKDTSFLTIDKVPFKDANEMRMYLDAVHQDRVHTAGKPSQGSGSFGGVLGSRTTQKEANRQFSYIENQTPPKRVTVESKEENPFRKVLGTPARASVKNSAGTGTPTSRVNISASPASSVPHRTGLLENREKRKRTQPPGSEMSEDYPKENDSSTNNKALSDPAWKYLNSSREKQLNLKQAEENRTSGILPLQSSSFYGSRSSSKEYSTGSSTLDRSSVSSQTPSAKRSLGFLSQPAPLSVKKMRSNQDYTGWNKPRVPLSTHPQQQLQGFSNLGNTCYMNAILQSLFSIQSFANDLLKQGIPWKKIPLNALIRRFAHLLAKKDVCSPEVKKELLKKVKSAISATAERFSGYMQNDAHEFLSQCLDQLKEDMEKLNKTWKSEPVPNEDNSPGRASDDLSATKVYTCPVISNLEFEVQHSIICKMCGETVTKREQFNDLSIDLPRRKKLLPSRSIQDSLDLFFRAEEIEYSCEKCNGKSAVVTHKFNRLPRVLILHLKRYSFNVALSLNHKVGQQVVIPRYLTLLSHCTESTRLPLTLGWSVHSAVSRPLKASQMVNSCTISTSTPCRKYTFKSKSSAALYVDSDSDDEPLKRSVAHSQRLCNVQTRDQQQLQEEPEKGSKRSKMEGDKPELGNAGFDGMSEDELLAAVLEISKREASLSLSHDEDKPTSSPDTGFGDDEIQELPENLESMEMEKPKAALDSGPANFTEITKDFDENKENKTPEGSQGEVDWLQQYDMEREREEQELQQALAQSLQEQEAREQKEDDDLKRATELSLQEFNSSLLDSVGSDEDSGNEDVLDMEYSEAEAEELKRNAETGELPHSYRLISIVSHIGSTSSSGHYISDVYDIKKQSWFTYNDLEVSRTLEATVQCDRDRSGYIFFYMHKDIFDELLETEKNAQPLSMEVGRSVRQPL; from the exons ATGGCTCCGCTAAAGGTGCACGGACCTGTGAGGATGCGCAGCATGCAGACTGGGAttacaaaatggaaagaagGGAGCTTTGAAATTGTGGAGAAGGACAACAAAGTGAGTCTAGTGGTTCACTACAATGTTGGAGGAATTCCAAAGACATTTCAG CTAAGCCATAACATTAAAACTGTGACCTTACGACCAAATGGTAGAAAACTGTGCTGCCTGATGCTAACACTAAAGGATACCAGCTTCCTGACAATTGATAAGGTGCCATTTAAAGATGCAAATGAAATGCGGATGTATTTGGATGCAGTCCATCAAGACAGGGTTCATACTG CTGGGAAACCCTCTCAGGGATCTGGCAGCTTTGGAGGTGTGCTGGGCAGCAGGACCACACAGAAGGAAGCTAATAGGCAATTCTCTTATATAGAGAACCAG ACTCCTCCCAAAAGAGTGACTGTGGAAAGTAAGGAGGAAAATCCATTTCGCAAGGTGCTGGGTACCCCAGCGAGAGCGTCTGTTAAAAATTCCGCTGGAACTGGAACACCTACCAGCAGGGTGAACATTTCAGCATCTCCTGCGTCATCAGTCCCTCACAGAACGGGCTTGTTGGAGAATCG tgaaaagaggaaaagaacacAACCTCCTGGTTCAGAAATGAGTGAAGACTATCCCAAAGAGAATGATTCTTCAAC GAATAATAAAGCCTTGAGTGATCCAGCATGGAAGTACTTGAACAGTAGCAGAGAGAAACAGTTGAATCTGAAGCAGGCAGAGGAAAATAGGACATCAg gTATTTTACCACTGCAGTCATCATCCTTTTATGGTAGTCGGTCCTCATCAAAAGAGTACTCCACTGGCAGTTCCACCCTGGACAG GTCTAGTGTATCCAGCCAGACTCCTTCAGCCAAAAGAAGCCTGGGATTTCTTTCTCAGCCTGCCCctctttctgttaaaaaaatgagaTCTAATCAAGATTATACAGGGTGGAACAAACCCCGAGTGCCCCTTTCCACCCATCCTCAACAACAATTACAAGG attttcaaaCTTGGGAAACACCTGCTATATGAATGCCATTCTACAGTCCTTGTTTTCAATTCAGTCTTTTGCTAATGATTTGCTCAAGCAGGGTatcccatggaaaaaaattccactcAATGCACTTATCAG ACGTTTTGCCCATCTGCTTGCTAAAAAGGATGTCTGCAGCCCTGAGGTTAAGAAAGAGCTGCTCAAGAAGGTGAAAAGTGCCATTTCAGCTACTGCAGAGAGATTTTCTGGGTACATGCAGAAT GATGCACATGAGTTCTTGAGCCAGTGTCTGGATCAGCTGAAGGAAGACATGGAAAAGTTAAACAAAACTTGGAAAAGTGAGCCAGTCCCTAATGAAGATAACTCACCTGGACGGGCTTCTGATGACCTCTCAGCCACCAAAGTTTATACGTGTCCAGTTATCAGTAACTTAGAGTTTGAGGTTCAGCATTCTATCATTTGCAAAAT GTGTGGTGAAACAGTCACTAAACGAGAACAGTTTAATGACCTCTCCATTGACCTTCCACGAAGAAAGAAATTGCTTCCTTCCCGATCGATCCAGGATTCCCTTGACCTCTTTTTTCGG GCAGAGGAGATCGAGTATTCCTGTGAGAAGTGCAATGGAAAGTCTGCTGTTGTCACACACAAGTTCAACAGGCTTCCCAG GGTCCTGATTCTTCATCTGAAACGATACAGCTTCAATGTAGCATTGTCTCTCAATCATAAAGTTGGGCAGCAGGTTGTTATTCCAAGATACTTAACCCTGCTTTCACACTGTACAGAAAGCACTAGGCTGCCACTGACGCTGGGATGGAGTGTCCATTCTGCAGT tTCCCGTCCATTGAAAGCCTCCCAAATGGTGAATTCCTGTACTATAAGCACTTCCACACCTTGTAG aaaatacactTTCAAGTCAAAGAGCTCTGCAGCACTCTATGTAGATTCTGACAGTGATGATGAGCCATTGAAACGCTCTGTTGCCCATAGCCAAAGGTTGTGTAACGTGCAGACTAGAGATCAGCAGCAACTGCAAGAAGAGCCGgaaaag GGttcaaaaagaagtaaaatggaGGGTGATAAACCTGAGCTGGGAAATGCTGGTTTTGATGGGATGAGTGAAGATGAGCTGCTAGCAGCTGTCTTAGAGATTAGCAAAAGGGAAGCTTCTCTGTCTCTGAGCCATGATGAAGATAAGCCCACAAGCAGCCCAGACACTGGTTTTGGAGACGACGAAATTCAGGAATTGCCAGAAAACCTGGAATCTATGGAGATGGAGAAACCCAAAGCAGCATTAGACTCAG GTCCTGCCAATTTCACTGAGATAACTAAAGATTTTGATGagaataaggaaaacaaaactccGGAAGGCTCCCAGGGGGAGGTTGACTGGCTGCAGCAGTACGatatggagagagagagggaagaacaAGAACTTCAGCAGGCACTGGCTCAAAGCCTTCAAGAGCAA GAGGCACGAGAACAAAAAGAGGATGATGACCTTAAACGAGCCACGGAATTAAGTCTACAAG AGTTCAACAGCTCTCTCCTGGACAGCGTTGGTTCTGATGAAGACTCTGGGAATGAGGATGTTCTTGACATGGAGTATTCAGAAGCTgaagcagaagagctgaaaagaaatgctgag acaggAGAGCTTCCCCACTCCTATCGTCTCATCAGCATCGTCAGCCATATCGGAAGCACATCATCTTCAG GTCATTACATCAGTGATGTCTATGATATCAAGAAGCAGTCCTGGTTCACCTACAATGACCTGGAAGTGTCTAGAACTCTAGAGGCCACTGTTCAGTGTGACAGAGACCGAAGCGGCTACATCTTCTTCTACATGCACAA
- the USP37 gene encoding ubiquitin carboxyl-terminal hydrolase 37 isoform X2 — protein sequence MAPLKVHGPVRMRSMQTGITKWKEGSFEIVEKDNKVSLVVHYNVGGIPKTFQLSHNIKTVTLRPNGRKLCCLMLTLKDTSFLTIDKVPFKDANEMRMYLDAVHQDRVHTAGKPSQGSGSFGGVLGSRTTQKEANRQFSYIENQTPPKRVTVESKEENPFRKVLGTPARASVKNSAGTGTPTSRVNISASPASSVPHRTGLLENREKRKRTQPPGSEMSEDYPKENDSSTNNKALSDPAWKYLNSSREKQLNLKQAEENRTSGILPLQSSSFYGSRSSSKEYSTGSSTLDRSSVSSQTPSAKRSLGFLSQPAPLSVKKMRSNQDYTGWNKPRVPLSTHPQQQLQGFSNLGNTCYMNAILQSLFSIQSFANDLLKQGIPWKKIPLNALIRRFAHLLAKKDVCSPEVKKELLKKVKSAISATAERFSGYMQNDAHEFLSQCLDQLKEDMEKLNKTWKSEPVPNEDNSPGRASDDLSATKVYTCPVISNLEFEVQHSIICKMCGETVTKREQFNDLSIDLPRRKKLLPSRSIQDSLDLFFRAEEIEYSCEKCNGKSAVVTHKFNRLPRVLILHLKRYSFNVALSLNHKVGQQVVIPRYLTLLSHCTESTRLPLTLGWSVHSAVKYTFKSKSSAALYVDSDSDDEPLKRSVAHSQRLCNVQTRDQQQLQEEPEKGSKRSKMEGDKPELGNAGFDGMSEDELLAAVLEISKREASLSLSHDEDKPTSSPDTGFGDDEIQELPENLESMEMEKPKAALDSGPANFTEITKDFDENKENKTPEGSQGEVDWLQQYDMEREREEQELQQALAQSLQEQEAREQKEDDDLKRATELSLQEFNSSLLDSVGSDEDSGNEDVLDMEYSEAEAEELKRNAETGELPHSYRLISIVSHIGSTSSSGHYISDVYDIKKQSWFTYNDLEVSRTLEATVQCDRDRSGYIFFYMHKDIFDELLETEKNAQPLSMEVGRSVRQPL from the exons ATGGCTCCGCTAAAGGTGCACGGACCTGTGAGGATGCGCAGCATGCAGACTGGGAttacaaaatggaaagaagGGAGCTTTGAAATTGTGGAGAAGGACAACAAAGTGAGTCTAGTGGTTCACTACAATGTTGGAGGAATTCCAAAGACATTTCAG CTAAGCCATAACATTAAAACTGTGACCTTACGACCAAATGGTAGAAAACTGTGCTGCCTGATGCTAACACTAAAGGATACCAGCTTCCTGACAATTGATAAGGTGCCATTTAAAGATGCAAATGAAATGCGGATGTATTTGGATGCAGTCCATCAAGACAGGGTTCATACTG CTGGGAAACCCTCTCAGGGATCTGGCAGCTTTGGAGGTGTGCTGGGCAGCAGGACCACACAGAAGGAAGCTAATAGGCAATTCTCTTATATAGAGAACCAG ACTCCTCCCAAAAGAGTGACTGTGGAAAGTAAGGAGGAAAATCCATTTCGCAAGGTGCTGGGTACCCCAGCGAGAGCGTCTGTTAAAAATTCCGCTGGAACTGGAACACCTACCAGCAGGGTGAACATTTCAGCATCTCCTGCGTCATCAGTCCCTCACAGAACGGGCTTGTTGGAGAATCG tgaaaagaggaaaagaacacAACCTCCTGGTTCAGAAATGAGTGAAGACTATCCCAAAGAGAATGATTCTTCAAC GAATAATAAAGCCTTGAGTGATCCAGCATGGAAGTACTTGAACAGTAGCAGAGAGAAACAGTTGAATCTGAAGCAGGCAGAGGAAAATAGGACATCAg gTATTTTACCACTGCAGTCATCATCCTTTTATGGTAGTCGGTCCTCATCAAAAGAGTACTCCACTGGCAGTTCCACCCTGGACAG GTCTAGTGTATCCAGCCAGACTCCTTCAGCCAAAAGAAGCCTGGGATTTCTTTCTCAGCCTGCCCctctttctgttaaaaaaatgagaTCTAATCAAGATTATACAGGGTGGAACAAACCCCGAGTGCCCCTTTCCACCCATCCTCAACAACAATTACAAGG attttcaaaCTTGGGAAACACCTGCTATATGAATGCCATTCTACAGTCCTTGTTTTCAATTCAGTCTTTTGCTAATGATTTGCTCAAGCAGGGTatcccatggaaaaaaattccactcAATGCACTTATCAG ACGTTTTGCCCATCTGCTTGCTAAAAAGGATGTCTGCAGCCCTGAGGTTAAGAAAGAGCTGCTCAAGAAGGTGAAAAGTGCCATTTCAGCTACTGCAGAGAGATTTTCTGGGTACATGCAGAAT GATGCACATGAGTTCTTGAGCCAGTGTCTGGATCAGCTGAAGGAAGACATGGAAAAGTTAAACAAAACTTGGAAAAGTGAGCCAGTCCCTAATGAAGATAACTCACCTGGACGGGCTTCTGATGACCTCTCAGCCACCAAAGTTTATACGTGTCCAGTTATCAGTAACTTAGAGTTTGAGGTTCAGCATTCTATCATTTGCAAAAT GTGTGGTGAAACAGTCACTAAACGAGAACAGTTTAATGACCTCTCCATTGACCTTCCACGAAGAAAGAAATTGCTTCCTTCCCGATCGATCCAGGATTCCCTTGACCTCTTTTTTCGG GCAGAGGAGATCGAGTATTCCTGTGAGAAGTGCAATGGAAAGTCTGCTGTTGTCACACACAAGTTCAACAGGCTTCCCAG GGTCCTGATTCTTCATCTGAAACGATACAGCTTCAATGTAGCATTGTCTCTCAATCATAAAGTTGGGCAGCAGGTTGTTATTCCAAGATACTTAACCCTGCTTTCACACTGTACAGAAAGCACTAGGCTGCCACTGACGCTGGGATGGAGTGTCCATTCTGCAGT aaaatacactTTCAAGTCAAAGAGCTCTGCAGCACTCTATGTAGATTCTGACAGTGATGATGAGCCATTGAAACGCTCTGTTGCCCATAGCCAAAGGTTGTGTAACGTGCAGACTAGAGATCAGCAGCAACTGCAAGAAGAGCCGgaaaag GGttcaaaaagaagtaaaatggaGGGTGATAAACCTGAGCTGGGAAATGCTGGTTTTGATGGGATGAGTGAAGATGAGCTGCTAGCAGCTGTCTTAGAGATTAGCAAAAGGGAAGCTTCTCTGTCTCTGAGCCATGATGAAGATAAGCCCACAAGCAGCCCAGACACTGGTTTTGGAGACGACGAAATTCAGGAATTGCCAGAAAACCTGGAATCTATGGAGATGGAGAAACCCAAAGCAGCATTAGACTCAG GTCCTGCCAATTTCACTGAGATAACTAAAGATTTTGATGagaataaggaaaacaaaactccGGAAGGCTCCCAGGGGGAGGTTGACTGGCTGCAGCAGTACGatatggagagagagagggaagaacaAGAACTTCAGCAGGCACTGGCTCAAAGCCTTCAAGAGCAA GAGGCACGAGAACAAAAAGAGGATGATGACCTTAAACGAGCCACGGAATTAAGTCTACAAG AGTTCAACAGCTCTCTCCTGGACAGCGTTGGTTCTGATGAAGACTCTGGGAATGAGGATGTTCTTGACATGGAGTATTCAGAAGCTgaagcagaagagctgaaaagaaatgctgag acaggAGAGCTTCCCCACTCCTATCGTCTCATCAGCATCGTCAGCCATATCGGAAGCACATCATCTTCAG GTCATTACATCAGTGATGTCTATGATATCAAGAAGCAGTCCTGGTTCACCTACAATGACCTGGAAGTGTCTAGAACTCTAGAGGCCACTGTTCAGTGTGACAGAGACCGAAGCGGCTACATCTTCTTCTACATGCACAA